The Persephonella sp. genome includes the window CCACATGTCCATTTTTTAAAAGTACCAGATCCAAATCTAACCTCCTTATTCTAAAACCTTTCCTATTCTATTAAATCTAATGCCTGGAGATTTTGTGTCTATGGAAAAATAGATAACAAAAGCCTGACCTATTATGTAGTCATCAGGAACAAATCCCCAGAACCTGCTATCTCTGCTGTTATCCCTGTTATCTCCAAGGACAAAATAATGTCCTTCCGGAACCTCAACAGGCCCAAAATCCTTTCCTTCACCATCAAAAATCTCAATAACAGTGTAAGAATGCTCCTTACCGTTGTATTTTCTTGGTATTGTTTCTACATACTTAACAGCTTTTGCATTTTTTTCTTCAAAATAACCTGCTTTTACCCTTTTCAAAGGTTTTCCGTTGAGATAAACAATGTCGTCTTTTACCTCAACAATATCACCAGGAAGACCTATTATCCTTTTTATAAAATCTATTTTAGGGTTCTCAGGATATTTGAAAACTATAATGTCTCCCCTGTCTGGTTTTGCTATCCTGTTTTTGTATCTGTAAAAGTCAATACCAGAGAAAGGTATCCCAATACTCCAGTCACCATAAACCAGTTTATTTACAAGAATAAAATCTCCAACAAGAAGTGTCGGTTTCATTGAACCGGAAGGTATGTTAAAAGCCTGTGCTAAAAATATTCTGATGAGAGAAACAACAATTACGATAAATGCTATAGTTTTAAATATATCCGAGGCTGTTTTTTTCTTTTTTTCCATTTAATCCGGTTTACCTCCACAGTCCTAATCTTTTTTCTCTGGCATAATGAAAACATTTCAGAAATTGATCTTTATACTTTACATTTGGGGGTATTGTTAGAGGATAAGCATAACCATTACATATTATTTCTCTGTTTAACATTCTTCCATCAGGAAGCCATACATAAGCAAGTAGCCTTCCGTATCTATCTTGAGGCTGTAAGTCAAATTCAAGGAATACATACCTGTATCGCTTAACCAAATTTTTTGTGAATGTTTTTGCTTTTTTCCCTAACTTTACGATGGTTTTGACATCTTTATCTGTTTCTTTTGATTGGATCTTTGCCCTTCTGTTAGGCTTACTTTCAGGGGTGTCAATTCCTATAAGCCTTAGATTGAACCTTAAATTTTTAAGTGTTTTTCTATTGTTAAAAGTAGTTTTTGGTATAGATACAACAATAGTATCACCGTCTACAACTTTAACAACTTTAGCCTTAACAAAATCACGATCAGGCTTCCATTTTTCCTTTCCATAACTGAAGGTGAATAAAAGAACAAAGACAAAAAACGGTAAACTATACCTCATAGCTGTAAACTTTTGCCTCTTCATTTGCCTTCAGAACCTTTTCTCTCATTTCTTTCTTATACTGATGTAGTTTTTCTCTGATTTCAGGGTCAGATATGCCTAATATCTGTGCGGCTAAAACGGCAGCATTAATGGCTCCAGCTTTTCCTGTGGTTACTGTTGCCACTGGAACTCCCGGAGGCATCATAACAGTAGATAAAAGAGAGTCCAGACCTTTGAAAGATGAGTTGTCTATAGGAATTCCTATAACAGGGATTGAAACCTTTCCTGCTATTGTTCCTGCAAGATGAGCTGCGTATCCGGCAGCTGCGATAACTACACCGTATTTCTCCTCGGCAGTTTTACAGATCTGTGCCACCTCGTCTGGCGTTCTGTGGGCTGATAGTATAAATACATCATGTGGAATGCCGAATTTTTTTAAGGTCTCAAAACAGCTTTTCATAATTTCAAGATCTGATTTGCTTCCCATAAAAACAGCTACTTTTTTCACTGAAACCTCCTTTTACCTTTTTTCTTCAGGTTTTGCTTCGTCTGTTTCTGGGGCAGGTTTTTTGATCTCAACAGGAGATATTTTTACAAAATTGTTTATTTCTTGTTCAAAGTTTTCCAGAATAAATGAGGCGATTTCACTTTCTGTGTAGCTTTTATGCTTTGTGATCAGTCTTTTCAGCTGTTCAATATCATCTTCGTCCATCTGATCTATAAAGACGTAAGAAGGATTTATGTTTCTCTCCATCAATCCTTCAGGATCATACACATACGCTACCCCTCCTGTCATACCTGCCCCAAAGTTAACTCCTGTTTTTCCCAGAACTACAACTGTTCCGTTAGTCATATATTCACAGCAGTGATCCCCTGCACCTTCAATAACGGCAACAGCACCAGAGTTTCGAACAGCGAACCTTTCTCCTGCTATTCCTGAAGCAAAAAGATGTCCACCTGTGGCACCGTAAAGACAGGTATTACCCATTATCACATTTTCCTGAGGTCTTCCCTTAAACTCTTTTGGTGGTTTTATTACAATCAATCCTCCTGTCATACCTTTGCCTACATAATCGTTTGCATCTCCTGTAAGAATAAGATTAAGACCGGGAACACAGAAAGCTCCAAAAGACTGGCCGCCTGTTCCTCTAAGATTTAGCTCAATTTTAGACAATCTAAGTCCTTTATCACCATATCTTTTTACGATCTCGTGTGCTATTCTCGCACCTACAGACCTGTAGGTGTTTTTAATTAGATAAAAACCTGCGTAATTTTCCTGTCTTTCTATGTATGGAAGGATATCTCTCAGAATTTCTTCATCAAAAGGTTTTTTAGGAGGATCGTTTCTATCCTGAATACATCTTATAGGCTTTGACATATCAGGTTTCTGTATAATGTAGCCTATATCAACAAACTTTGCTTTGTAGTGATCTGCAGGTATGTTCGGTTTGATAAAATCAACCCTTCCAACAATATCATCAAGATGTCTGTATCCAAGATCAGCAAGCCATCTTCTAACGTCCTGAGCAAGGAACATAAGGTATCTTATTACATGCTCAGGCTGTCCCGGGAATTTTTCCCTTAATCTTTCGTCCTGTGTTGCTACACCTACAGGGCATGTGTTCAGGTGGCACTGCCTTGCCATAACGCACCCTTCTGCAACCATTAAAGATGTACCAAGTCCAAACTCTTCAGCTCCTAATAAAGCCCCTACTATTACATCTCTTCCAGTTTTTATCTGTCCGTCAACCCTAAGTCTTACCCTTCCTCTAAGATCATTGTCAATCAAAACCCTTTGAACCTCTGATAAACCAAGCTCCCATGCTGTTCCTGCATTTTTTATTGAAACAAGGGGTGATGCACCTGTCCCTCCGTCATGTCCCGAAATGTGTATGATGTCAGCAAAGGCTTTCGCAACACCTGAAGCGATAGTTCCTATTCCTGTTTCTGAAACAAGCTTAACTATTACTTTTGCCCTTGGATTTATCATCTTAAGGTCGTATATAAGCTGGGCAAGATCTTCTATAGAATAAATGTCGTGGTGTGGTGGTGGAGATATAAGGGTTGTTCCCGGTTTTGCTCTTCTTAAAAACGCTATGTATGCATTTACCTTCTTTCCGGGAAGCTGTCCACCTTCTCCCGGCTTTGCCCCCTGGGCTATTTTTATTTCTATCTCTTCAGCTGAGTTCAGATATTCAGGTGTTACACCAAATCTACCTGAAGCAACCTGTTTTATCTTTGAGTTTTTGATTGTTCCGTATCTTGCAGGGTCTTCTCCACCTTCACCTGAGTTTGATTTTGCACCCACCCTGTTCATCGCTTCAGCTATTGTCTCATGAGCCTCTCTTGACAGGGCTCCTATTGACATTGCCGCACCAACGAACCTCTTGACTATCTCTTCAGCCGGTTCCACTTCTTCTATAGGGATAGGAGGTCTGTCAGACTGTATATCAAACAGATCTCTTATAGTAATTGGTTTTTCCTTCCATGTATCCTGAGTGAACTTCAGGTATTCTTCCCAGCTTTCTCCTCTGACAGCTTTGTGAAGGTCCCTTACAGCGTTCGGGTTCCATGAGTGGAACTCTCCATCTCTCCTGTGTCTGAACTCTCCTCCCGTTGGAACCTCAACCTTTTCAGATCCAAAAGCCTCATTAAATCTTATCAATGTTTCCTGTGCTATCTGTTTTACTCCAATCCCTCCGAGCTGTGAAGGTGTTCCGGGAAAATATTTATCTATAACCTCTTTTCCTATACCTAATGCCTCAAATAGTCCTGACCCCCTATAGCTTTTTATTGTTGCTATTCCCATTTTGGACATTATTTTTAGGAGACCTTCATTAACAGCTTTTCTGTAGTTGTCTAATGCTTTCTCAAAAGAAAGTGGAAACTTTTTGTCCTCTTCAACAAGATTTCTTATTATCTGAACTGTAAGATAAGGATTTACAAGGGTTGCCCCGTATCCTATAAGAAATGCAAAAGAGTGGGTATCCCTTACTTCACCGGTATCTGCAATAAGGGAAAACTTACTTCTTTTTCCTTTTCTTCCCATATAGCTGTTTACAGCGGCAACAGCAAGCCCTATAGGAATAGGTGCCCCTTCAATGGAAACATCTCTGTCTGTTAAAACTATTAGCTCTTTTCCACTATCAACAGCTTCCTCAACCCTTTTGCATATATCTTCAATGGCAGGCTCAAGGGCATCATCATAAGGAGGAAATATAGCAGGAATTATCTCAACTTTGCCTTCATAAAGTTTTATAAGCTCTTCCATCTCGTTATCAAAGATAACAGGTGAGCTGAAAAGAAGCTGTTTTGCGTGATCTGGAGTTTCTTTAAGA containing:
- the lepB gene encoding signal peptidase I, giving the protein MEKKKKTASDIFKTIAFIVIVVSLIRIFLAQAFNIPSGSMKPTLLVGDFILVNKLVYGDWSIGIPFSGIDFYRYKNRIAKPDRGDIIVFKYPENPKIDFIKRIIGLPGDIVEVKDDIVYLNGKPLKRVKAGYFEEKNAKAVKYVETIPRKYNGKEHSYTVIEIFDGEGKDFGPVEVPEGHYFVLGDNRDNSRDSRFWGFVPDDYIIGQAFVIYFSIDTKSPGIRFNRIGKVLE
- a CDS encoding thermonuclease family protein, coding for MRYSLPFFVFVLLFTFSYGKEKWKPDRDFVKAKVVKVVDGDTIVVSIPKTTFNNRKTLKNLRFNLRLIGIDTPESKPNRRAKIQSKETDKDVKTIVKLGKKAKTFTKNLVKRYRYVFLEFDLQPQDRYGRLLAYVWLPDGRMLNREIICNGYAYPLTIPPNVKYKDQFLKCFHYAREKRLGLWR
- the purE gene encoding 5-(carboxyamino)imidazole ribonucleotide mutase, with amino-acid sequence MKKVAVFMGSKSDLEIMKSCFETLKKFGIPHDVFILSAHRTPDEVAQICKTAEEKYGVVIAAAGYAAHLAGTIAGKVSIPVIGIPIDNSSFKGLDSLLSTVMMPPGVPVATVTTGKAGAINAAVLAAQILGISDPEIREKLHQYKKEMREKVLKANEEAKVYSYEV
- the gltB gene encoding glutamate synthase large subunit gives rise to the protein MQKAFERDSCGVGFIANIKGIRSHKIVSDALTSLANLDHRGAVSADGKTGDGAGILTHIPYKFFEKELAKLNIDIPQPEDLGVGVFFFPEGKSDQLKKEIEKIINEKYRFLGWRKVPIVEEELGIIAKSNMPEIWQGFLSKKGRETENFERDLFLLRKRLERLSKIDEYSDFYIPSLSNRTIVYKGMVTAPRLKYFYPDLQDEDYESGIALFHQRFSTNTFPQWKLAQPFRMLAHNGEINTISANRNWINAKAEDVREIWGDLAEDILPIVRYDDSDSASLDNALEFLVMSGKDPMVAINALIPRAWENDDRLTPTEKAFYEYFSCIFEAWDGPAAIAFTDGNVVIGKLDRNGLRPARFVITEDTVILASEVGTVDIPEEKILKKGRLGPGDKIAVDTVQGKVYFSKEVIHKVSEGKPYKEWVEENLKEFIPVKDYPEVSPKDIKRELVVFGYSKDQINMLIRPMVEKGADPVYSMGNDTPLSVLSKKPKLLPSYFKQRFAQVTNPPIDPIREKKVMSLNTYVGKKENFLKETPDHAKQLLFSSPVIFDNEMEELIKLYEGKVEIIPAIFPPYDDALEPAIEDICKRVEEAVDSGKELIVLTDRDVSIEGAPIPIGLAVAAVNSYMGRKGKRSKFSLIADTGEVRDTHSFAFLIGYGATLVNPYLTVQIIRNLVEEDKKFPLSFEKALDNYRKAVNEGLLKIMSKMGIATIKSYRGSGLFEALGIGKEVIDKYFPGTPSQLGGIGVKQIAQETLIRFNEAFGSEKVEVPTGGEFRHRRDGEFHSWNPNAVRDLHKAVRGESWEEYLKFTQDTWKEKPITIRDLFDIQSDRPPIPIEEVEPAEEIVKRFVGAAMSIGALSREAHETIAEAMNRVGAKSNSGEGGEDPARYGTIKNSKIKQVASGRFGVTPEYLNSAEEIEIKIAQGAKPGEGGQLPGKKVNAYIAFLRRAKPGTTLISPPPHHDIYSIEDLAQLIYDLKMINPRAKVIVKLVSETGIGTIASGVAKAFADIIHISGHDGGTGASPLVSIKNAGTAWELGLSEVQRVLIDNDLRGRVRLRVDGQIKTGRDVIVGALLGAEEFGLGTSLMVAEGCVMARQCHLNTCPVGVATQDERLREKFPGQPEHVIRYLMFLAQDVRRWLADLGYRHLDDIVGRVDFIKPNIPADHYKAKFVDIGYIIQKPDMSKPIRCIQDRNDPPKKPFDEEILRDILPYIERQENYAGFYLIKNTYRSVGARIAHEIVKRYGDKGLRLSKIELNLRGTGGQSFGAFCVPGLNLILTGDANDYVGKGMTGGLIVIKPPKEFKGRPQENVIMGNTCLYGATGGHLFASGIAGERFAVRNSGAVAVIEGAGDHCCEYMTNGTVVVLGKTGVNFGAGMTGGVAYVYDPEGLMERNINPSYVFIDQMDEDDIEQLKRLITKHKSYTESEIASFILENFEQEINNFVKISPVEIKKPAPETDEAKPEEKR